The proteins below are encoded in one region of Deltaproteobacteria bacterium:
- a CDS encoding LLM class flavin-dependent oxidoreductase, with product MEFAIQVAGGQVRHDKSGIEAVIEEAQLAEAVGFSAIFVPDHYCFEALGVLQTNVPAYEMFFVMATLAQRTKTIKIGSHVACMVFRHPAMHARLFAQLDEASGGRVIAGIGAGWTRAEFAMMGIAFPEVTERLRIMDEAVAIIRGLWGAAPFTFHGKYFQVTEAVCLPKPMQQPHPPLMLGGSGNGILRRAGEWADIIHMVPVIGAAGTTTIEEIGKFSDASLAEKLARVRRAEAIAGRPRGGVRFASTIFNYLMTSSSQQTRAMATRLGGVFGLTPEELLKHPIALIGTPEEMIAELRRRQATHGLSLLAINFSHPDHIRNFGEQVIAKLR from the coding sequence ATGGAATTCGCGATCCAAGTGGCCGGCGGCCAAGTCCGCCACGACAAGTCTGGCATCGAGGCCGTGATCGAAGAGGCACAGCTAGCCGAGGCGGTCGGGTTCAGCGCGATCTTCGTCCCGGATCACTATTGCTTCGAGGCGTTGGGAGTGCTGCAGACGAACGTCCCCGCCTACGAGATGTTCTTCGTGATGGCGACGCTGGCGCAGCGGACGAAGACCATCAAGATCGGCAGCCACGTCGCCTGCATGGTGTTCCGCCACCCGGCAATGCACGCGCGGCTGTTCGCACAGCTCGATGAAGCCAGCGGCGGCCGCGTGATCGCGGGTATTGGCGCCGGGTGGACGCGCGCCGAGTTCGCGATGATGGGGATCGCGTTCCCGGAGGTCACCGAGCGCTTGCGGATCATGGACGAAGCGGTGGCGATCATCCGCGGCTTGTGGGGCGCCGCGCCGTTCACGTTCCACGGCAAGTACTTCCAGGTCACCGAGGCCGTATGCCTTCCCAAACCGATGCAGCAACCGCATCCGCCGCTGATGCTCGGTGGCAGCGGCAACGGCATCCTGCGGCGCGCCGGCGAGTGGGCCGACATCATCCACATGGTGCCGGTGATCGGCGCGGCCGGCACGACGACGATCGAAGAGATCGGCAAGTTCAGCGACGCATCCCTCGCCGAGAAACTCGCGCGGGTTCGGCGCGCCGAAGCGATCGCGGGACGGCCGCGCGGTGGTGTCCGCTTCGCCTCGACGATCTTCAACTACCTGATGACCAGCTCGTCGCAACAAACCCGCGCGATGGCCACGCGGCTCGGCGGCGTTTTCGGTCTCACGCCCGAGGAGTTGCTCAAGCATCCGATCGCCTTGATCGGCACACCCGAGGAAATGATCGCCGAGCTGCGCCGCCGCCAAGCGACGCACGGGTTGTCGCTGCTGGCCATCAACTTCAGCCACCCCGATCACATCCGGAATTTCGGCGAGCAGGTGATCGCGAAACTGCGCTAG
- a CDS encoding MoaD/ThiS family protein yields the protein MKIELRLFASLRKQLPIGSPRGKCDLDLPDGTTIGDLLMRMNIPRASAQMILVNGDHDRDFARRLSDGDVLSIFPPVAGG from the coding sequence ATGAAGATCGAGCTCCGTCTCTTCGCCAGTCTGCGCAAGCAACTGCCCATCGGATCTCCGCGTGGAAAGTGCGATCTTGATTTGCCCGACGGCACCACCATCGGCGACTTGCTCATGCGCATGAACATCCCACGCGCGAGCGCGCAGATGATCCTCGTCAACGGCGATCATGACCGTGACTTCGCTCGCCGGCTGAGCGACGGTGATGTGCTGAGCATCTTTCCGCCGGTGGCCGGCGGCTGA